Sequence from the Cucurbita pepo subsp. pepo cultivar mu-cu-16 chromosome LG02, ASM280686v2, whole genome shotgun sequence genome:
GAGTTTTAATGGCATCAAATACCACATCCATCAATCCTCAATGATAGATGTTTATGTGGAGGCAATAAAAAGAGATCATAAATGGAATGTGCTTTATTTCCTTTTAGTACAAAATCCAACAACCGAACTTTAGGTAAGGATACGAATAAAGTCGAGTCATTCAAATAAGTGTTCTAAACGTAACTCTTTTTGTGTTATGAACAGCTAAAATAGATTTTCACTGTACTAATGATAGATAACTTTTTCGTACCATTTTTATAGACCTTTTTCGATGCTTGCAATTCCATCTAGATCACgattttcacaaattttagATCATTTTTTAAGTAGGTTTTGAGAGATAAATTTTAGAGTTCGTTAAAATTTGTAGTTTGATTTTTAAGCTCGTGGgttttatttgtaaatttatttatttaattttaaattatatttgtcaTATTACTTTTAAGGTTTCtcatttgaaataataatttttttaatacgaaATGAATTATAACTCgagattaaaaattttaatttcgtgATCGATtataaataatcttttttaatataagataaataattttttaattagtattttaaatatattttattttatgataagtttgttgaaattttattttgaagtatGGAAAATGTTCTCtcaattttaagttaaatttctcatatttttttgttatatatgctataaattaatcattttgtCTATGTTGgtgactaaaaaaaaaaattaataattagagTATGAACCCACAAATGTAATCTTTAATTATAGAAACATTATACATATTGACACAAATAGGTAATAAAATGACGATGATTATACATAACACGCAGCCGCCATTTATTGAACAAGTTTTTAGAAGCCAACGATCAACAACCGAGTGAAAGAGAGACGTGGTCGGAGGCGGCgggggcggcggcggcggagcaATTAAATCAAACAACATAGCCTTCGCTCATCAAGTACCTGATGAACTTATCGATCTCGTCCCGACCAAGCTTTCCATCTCTGTTTCGATCGGATTTGCAGAGCGCCTTGAAGGCAAGATGAACTGGGAATTCAGCGTCCAGTTGCTTCAAAGCTTCCTTGATCTCGAACAATCCCAATCCGCCATCTTCATTCGTGTCCATCTGGTTAAATATCTCTCTCAGTTCCTTCGCCGAGTACCCGCTCTCCGACTGGGCGGCCACCGCCTTCGATTTCCGACCGTACGACGACATCGTTTTGCAATCGACTGGGTTTCCGATTGTGCGATTGTATTTGGTTTGTTGCCgatggaagaggaggaagggGAAATTTATAGGATTAATGGCGGCGGCTTGAGCTCCAAGAACCGCCATGACGGTGCGCCAACAGATTAGAATTAAGATGCGGTGTTATCTTGTTGTCTTCTCCAATGGGATTCGTATGGCTTTCTGATTCGGTCGCTGCGACGAAAAATTTGGAATCGAATTCGGCTTTTCAGTGGGGCACATTTTGTGTGGAGTACTTTTTTGTGTGTGAAAGTATGTCTGAGAAAGGTATCTTTTCCTACTGGGGCACATTTTGTGTGGAGTACTTTCGTACGATTTGGGAGCTGTCGTTTGAGATAGCTTAAATGCTGCTCAGCTGTCAGTTCAAATTGGTCACGCTATTTCATTCAATATAATCTTATTAACAATAGTGTTTGATCTTAGACGGATTAAATATGGCACGGGTTTATGTAAACCTTGTACGGTACAAGGATGCTAACTTGTGGGTTTCCTTCATAGATTGCACCATCGAGCAACTTTGATCTTATTATAAGGGTTGAAGTATGACCCTGTTAGAACTCGAAAGATAATAAATGGTCAATGAAGTTCACGTCATGTACTAAGGCATTGATGAGCTACCACCTCATTATATGTCACTATTTATGGCCTAAACATATGTCCATGTTGCTAAATGGTCAAGCTTTACTCTCGCGGTTCCACTAGAACGGTAACTCAAAGAGAAAATCCTACGCTCCAATGTAGAATTTCTTGATCTATGAAAGGAGTAGAAAATGGGTTATTTCTGGAGATGAATTCTTgccatttcattttaatagaaaaaacaaacaattaagTTAtgttttagaataattttataataccaacaaaaacaaaacattcacaTTTCCTacactaaaaataaattttaaatataaattttaaagggtaaaaagGCTGAAAAGGctaatttattgttattttaggCCAAATTTTGGATATAATAAAATCCCGGAGGCGCGCAAGAATCGGGGGTTTCTCGTGGCCATGGAGACCCCAAAACCCTACCCGCGTTCGAATCCTATGCTATTCGTTTCCTCTTCCGTCCACCATCACTGTACCAGACTAGGAGCCGAGCTTTCTAATCGACTCGAAGAGGCCAAACGCTTTGCTGGAACCTTCGCCAGAAGATGGCCGGCGGAGGCTAATTGGCGTTCCTTTCCTACTCCACCTTTTGCGTCCCTTGCGCAGCACACTAATGCATTGGCTGCCACTCTTAGCTCCGATCAAGTGGCTAAGTCCCTCGTCGGAACGGCGGTCTACACTGTTAGCAATTCTAACAACGAGTTTGTGCTCATTTCTGATCCTAATGGTGTCAAGTCAATTGGGTTGCTTTGCTTCCGCATGGAAGACGCCGAGACCTTTTTGGCTCAGGTATGTTTTGCCCCTGTTTTTTCGCCATTAGAGAATTTTGTTTGGTGATGTGGATAATTTCCTGCATGTGGAATAAATTTACAATTCCAATTCTTTATCCATAATTGATGAGAATTCTTATGTTTATAGTACAATATGATATCTGATATGCTGAATTTCAGGTCCGATCGAGGAAAAGAGAACTGAGAAGTAATGCGAAGGTTGTCCCACTTACCCTTGACCAGGTACATTGCTCgcatcatttaatatttaattcatgTATTGTGTATTATCAGTTGCCGTGTTCTTCTTCCATCACCCTcacttttttactaaaatagaTTTACTTACGGTTTCTGCCCACTTTTACTGATTCACAGGTATATATGTTGAAAGTAGAAGGTATTGCATTCCGGTTTCTTCCAGATCCTGTTCAGATTAAGAATGCTTTAGAGGCAAGATTCGTTTGATCTTATCATTTCTCATGCCTCTCAGACTAAGGCTCGTGTTATGAagtatcaaaataaaatgaaattgatNttttttttttttttttttttttttttttttcttccaccAGTTAGATACCATTAGGGCTGAACTTCCTTGTAATCATCTTCAAAGATGGCTTggcatttcaattttatacttGAGAtgttatttttcctttcacttgtaacaaaacatttacaagcaataacattttaaaattgactCATCATtgtatcttttcatttatagcTCAAAGCCTCGGATTCCAGGAGCAGTTTTGATGGAGTTCCTGTTTTTCAGGTACATTGGTGCACTCAATTAAATGGTTTTAACACAAAGGCAAAATTCTTCATTGTGAAAACTCCAGAATGATccataaattgaattattggaCACTTTCCAAATTTCTAATTCAGAGCATAAACAGCTCTCAATCTTGATTGG
This genomic interval carries:
- the LOC111789426 gene encoding protein TIC 22, chloroplastic isoform X2 — protein: METPKPYPRSNPMLFVSSSVHHHCTRLGAELSNRLEEAKRFAGTFARRWPAEANWRSFPTPPFASLAQHTNALAATLSSDQVAKSLVGTAVYTVSNSNNEFVLISDPNGVKSIGLLCFRMEDAETFLAQVRSRKRELRSNAKVVPLTLDQLKASDSRSSFDGVPVFQSDLLIVKKKNKRYCPIYFTKEDIEKELSKVSKASRGLGTSQHIMVGSLEDVLKKMELNEKNSAWEDLIFIPPGKSHSQHIQEVGKA
- the LOC111789426 gene encoding protein TIC 22, chloroplastic isoform X1, which encodes METPKPYPRSNPMLFVSSSVHHHCTRLGAELSNRLEEAKRFAGTFARRWPAEANWRSFPTPPFASLAQHTNALAATLSSDQVAKSLVGTAVYTVSNSNNEFVLISDPNGVKSIGLLCFRMEDAETFLAQVRSRKRELRSNAKVVPLTLDQVYMLKVEGIAFRFLPDPVQIKNALELKASDSRSSFDGVPVFQSDLLIVKKKNKRYCPIYFTKEDIEKELSKVSKASRGLGTSQHIMVGSLEDVLKKMELNEKNSAWEDLIFIPPGKSHSQHIQEVGKA